A single window of Drosophila suzukii chromosome 3, CBGP_Dsuzu_IsoJpt1.0, whole genome shotgun sequence DNA harbors:
- the LOC108014099 gene encoding uncharacterized protein, with protein MHFVQHPVIVNNNNVVDILHPENIEFDGPPAARKMIIGSFSMFVIFSYLQLLYILVAIYLALHHAHH; from the coding sequence ATGCATTTCGTCCAACATCCCGTCATtgtcaacaacaacaacgtgGTGGACATACTGCATCCCGAAAATATAGAATTTGATGGGCCGCCAGCGGCGCGGAAGATGATAATTGGCTCGTTCTCGATGTTCGTAATCTTCTCGTACCTGCAGCTACTCTACATACTGGTGGCCATCTACCTGGCGCTACACCACGCGCACCATTAG
- the SuUR gene encoding protein suppressor of underreplication, giving the protein MYHFVSEQTPELRLSAEALVTSHVTQYLKSFQLDAVRFLYDRLAKREFCILNDESGLGKLATVAALLSALDPAKKTLIVLQNDEQLLAGWRFHLDTLTNLQVYTIQGVQDTTDSPHNVYLAKWSQLRSIGDLSRLNFDYVMVDNRGHTLNNSFCTSMLLKHFEGRVNILISSVDITSDVKLLFNVLRLGGRLEHQYRSFQSFDRKFHLPDPKEVFSKRIDLEEYYKQRGFLSEYIKDFRLRRFRHQFDKILPLVATDQYKHNLSLWLASKNSQSTLSGSSEVCSTIASAENNQAQQNESVVVEDTDKLSDHSVDDVVAMSPLVFESSDSDVEPITVEPAADQNQILVVSSDDCEIVTPPNTPPNRTPTAIESPRTKSKRKFSKRKSPQKKADLTDSEEDDEVMEVAPKKRTRAATVSFTPKTRKLNVRLLRVSMDTLSTPPPSGKAPTLATPKTEPSTRRKKQSKQSVSPMDTGRPATRGMQRLTRSAESKINSKYLKRHALEDGKRSTSKRIKAEGNQTPKTSKPRVKQETNVRPVAKQEKKQKSEEKPAQETPKRKAGRPRKCKLEPTAQKKSRNKPDPKPLPPTPQVLSGSSLSSEYMQCAQRIPDNLDAMESPAFRVPFTPQQTPMLLTLPSTFNLLNDSEVVAIPLSKEQVETVVINSSHDESSPQDPSQSRRTKALKRKRKPETPKSSSFGGGLGLPPAKRSANKSPDLFSISSDLSQIPLAQPRPSSPFEGFKIFGSEVKQFQQQHAKTNVIAPKKKRDRSCLDILEQMFEPREQQAKTSPKVLPTLPLTQKDDVTPTITQRRRTLLEDDFFEITNNGQFGSRMRLNSSGEVSPVQQDQQSARPTQANKITNYLIGSGITQEKTQPTSGNRNSIVAALRKSPKSPKQSGKSTQATKLTRWFGSVFGGGASQTSSVESVSAPSTPVGPSTSAAACQTRSARSGGAAGPTKRKRLELFK; this is encoded by the exons ATGTATCACTTTGTATCCGAGCAAACTCCGGAGCTGCGGCTCTCGGCTGAGGCATTGGTCACGAGCCACGTGACACAGTACCTCAAGAGCTTCCAGCTGGATGCCGTGCGCTTCCTCTACGACCGTCTTGCTAAGCGGGAATTCTGCATCCTGAACGATGAGAGTGGCCTGGGTAAACTGGCCACGGTGGCGGCACTTCTCAGTGCCCTAGATCCCGCCAAGAAAACTCTCATTGTGCTGCAGAACGACGAGCAACTGCTCGCTGGTTGGCGGTTCCATCTGGACACACTCACGAACCTGCAGGTGTACACCATTCAAGGAGTCCAAG ACACCACAGACTCCCCGCACAACGTTTACCTGGCAAAGTGGAGCCAGTTACGCAGCATTGGAGATCTCAGTCGCCTCAACTTCGACTACGTTATGGTAGACAATCGGGGCCACACGCTGAACAACAGCTTCTGCACATCAATGCTTCTCAAGCATTTTGAGGGAAGGGTAAACATTCTTATCTCCAGTGTTGACATTACG TCAGACGTAAAGTTGCTGTTCAATGTTTTGCGGTTGGGCGGGCGCCTGGAGCATCAGTATCGGAGCTTCCAGAGCTTCGACCGCAAGTTCCATTTGCCAGATCCAAAGGAGGTCTTTAGCAAGCGTATAGATCTCGAGGAGTACTACAAGCAGCGGGGATTCCTCAGCGAGTATATCAA GGACTTCCGACTACGTCGATTCCGGCATCAGTTCGACAAAATACTGCCGCTCGTCGCAACGGATCAATACAAGCACAATTTGAGCCTCTGGCTGGCCTCGAAAAACAGCCAAAGTACACTTAGTGGCTCTTCGGAGGTGTGCTCCACAATCGCTTCGGCAGAGAACAATCAGGCTCAGCAAAACGAATCAGTTGTGGTTGAAGATACGGATAAGTTATCCGACCACAGCGTGGATGATGTTGTGGCTATGTCACCGCTGGTCTTTGAATCCTCTGACTCTGACGTAGAACCCATAACAGTGGAGCCTGCAGCCGATCAAAATCAGATATTAGTGGTATCCAGCGATGATTGCGAGATAGTGACGCCTCCAAATACTCCGCCAAATCGAACGCCTACTGCAATCGAATCGCCAAGAACGAAATCAAAGAGAAAATTTAGCAAGAGGAAGTCACCGCAGAAAAAAGCAGACCTCACCGATTCCGAGGAGGATGATGAAGTGATGGAAGTGGCGCCCAAAAAAAGAACTCGTGCGGCCACTGTGTCGTTTACTCCCAAGACAAGGAAACTCAATGTGCGACTGTTAAGGGTTTCCATGGATACCTTAAGCACACCACCCCCATCGGGAAAAGCTCCAACGCTTGCAACGCCCAAAACAGAGCCATCAACTAGAAGGAAAAAACAGTCCAAGCAGTCGGTGAGTCCAATGGATACAGGTCGCCCGGCTACAAGAGGAATGCAGCGTTTAACACGTTCCGCTGAATCGAAAATAAATAGCAAGTACCTAAAGCGCCACGCACTGGAGGATGGCAAGCGAAGCACTTCGAAAAGAATCAAGGCTGAGGGGAATCAAACGCCCAAGACTAGCAAACCCAGGGTGAAGCAGGAGACGAATGTAAGGCCTGTGGCCAAGCAGGAGAAGAAACAAAAATCAGAGGAGAAGCCCGCGCAGGAAACTCCTAAGCGGAAGGCGGGACGTCCAAGGAAATGCAAACTTGAACCTACAGCCCAAAAGAAATCCCGCAACAAGCCGGATCCCAAACCCTTGCCCCCGACCCCACAAGTGCTCAGCGGTAGTTCCTTGTCCTCGGAGTACATGCAATGTGCTCAGCGAATACCAGACAATTTGGATGCCATGGAGTCTCCCGCTTTTCGGGTGCCCTTCACCCCTCAGCAAACTCCAATGCTTTTAACCTTGCCATCGACTTTTAATTTGCTTAACGACTCGGAGGTGGTGGCTATACCGCTGTCTAAAGAACAAGTTGAAACTGTGGTAATTAATAGCTCCCACGACGAGAGTTCGCCGCAGGATCCATCGCAGAGTCGACGCACCAAAGCTCTGAAACGTAAGCGCAAACCGGAGACGCCGAAGAGTTCCAGTTTTGGCGGCGGCTTGGGATTGCCACCGGCTAAGAGGAGTGCCAACAAATCACCAGATTTGTTTAGCATCTCTTCAGACCTCTCGCAGATTCCTCTGGCCCAGCCTCGACCCTCCTCTCCTTTTGAAGGATTCAAGATCTTCGGCTCTGAGGTGAAGCAATTCCAGCAGCAGCATGCTAAAACAAATGTTATAGCGCCAAAGAAGAAGCGTGATCGATCCTGTTTGGATATTCTGGAACAAATGTTCGAGCCAAGAGAGCAACAGGCTAAAACCAGTCCCAAAGTTTTGCCTACATTGCCACTGACTCAGAAAGATGACGTAACGCCCACCATTACACAGAGAAGGAGAACCCTGTTGGAAGATGACTTCTTTGAGATCACCAACAACGGACAGTTTGGCAGTCGAATGAGGTTGAATTCTTCTGGAGAGGTATCACCCGTACAACAAGATCAACAGTCTGCCAGGCCGACTCAGGCCAATAAAATCACTAATTACTTGATAGGTTCTGGAATTACCCAGGAAAAAACGCAGCCCACGAGTGGAAATCGCAATTCCATCGTTGCTGCGCTGCGAAAGTCCCCCAAATCTCCGAAACAGAGCGGAAAATCCACACAGGCAACGAAGCTTACCCGCTGGTTTGGCTCTGTTTTCGGCGGAGGAGCCTCGCAGACCAGCTCCGTGGAATCGGTTAGCGCACCAAGTACACCGGTGGGCCCATCCACGAGTGCAGCAGCATGTCAAACGCGATCAGCGAGAAGTGGTGGAGCTGCAGGACCCACCAAAAGAAAGCGATTGGAACTGTTCAAATAA
- the LOC108014098 gene encoding uncharacterized protein, with amino-acid sequence MHIPRLWIRAAVLLGIALLLYVFVFSSGYQKYQIEGIIKRSEPEKVWEYVADFNKMRLLNPTIINFKILADHGHAHDWRYTVEYTERLSHWPYWKNTATGRYVVTKTLPGVSPVAYVINSTHQTCFFGGFYCLQSLSEFTFRKSNDDTHAQENIKFQCPPLLVSMCRRELEFQRQAVMHNLTIIFGKQRV; translated from the exons ATGCATATCCCCCGTCTGTGGATTAGGGCAGCGGTCCTCCTCGGCATCGCCCTGCTGCTCTATGTCTTTGTTTTCTCCAGCGGCTATCAGAAGTACCAGATCGAGGGCATTATCAAGCGGAGCGAACCGGAAAAGGTCTGGGAGTATGTTGCTGATTTCAACAAGATGCGGCTGCTAAACCCAACAAT CATCAACTTCAAGATCCTTGCCGATCACGGACACGCCCACGACTGGCGCTATACGGTGGAGTACACAGAAAGACTCTCCCATTGGCCCTACTGGAAAAATACGGCAACGGGCAGATACGTGGTCACAAAGACCTTGCCCGGAGTGTCCCCCGTGGCCTATGTCATCAATTCCACCCATCAGACCTGCTTCTTTGGCGGATTCTATTGCC TGCAATCACTTAGTGAATTCACATTCAGAAAATCTAATGATGATACCCATGCTCAGGAAAATATAAAGTTTCAATGTCCTCCACTTTTGGTCTCTATGTGCCGGCGGGAGCTGGAGTTCCAGCGCCAGGCGGTAATGCACAACTTAACAATAATATTCGGAAAACAGAGAGTATAA
- the Mocs1 gene encoding molybdenum cofactor biosynthesis protein 1 isoform X1 gives MRLLARHAIRLLGQENRGGRGGAGGEMTTFWRGGIRLKATTGYLKLATASVQPLEPEKQVQRKNSPLTDSFGRHHTYLRISLTERCNLRCDYCMPAEGVPLQPKGNLLTTEEILRLARIFVEQGVRKIRLTGGEPTVRRDIVEIVAQMKALPELEQVGITTNGLVLTRLLLPLQRAGLDSLNISLDTLKRDRFEKITRRKGWERVIAGIDLAVQLGYRPKVNCVLMRDFNEDEICDFVEFTRDRPVDVRFIEYMPFSGNKWHTERLISYKDTLQTICQRWPDFEALPNGPNDTSKAYAVPGFKGQVGFITSMTEHFCGTCNRLRLTADGNIKVCLFGNKEFSLRDAMRNENITEEQLVDLIGAAVQRKKKQHADTAPRFHHQSHHYLYYQAHHPSGMQLQVRNCSQLTHVNAQGKAQMVDVGAKASTTRFARAEATVEVGEKLTGLIAANELAKGDVLTVAQLAGIMGAKRTSDLIPLCHNISLSSVKVKATLLKSEHSVRLEASVRCSGQTGVEMEALTAVSVAALTVYDMCKAVSHDICITNVRLLSKSGGKRDFQREEAAKGAIPEVE, from the exons atgcgGCTACTGGCCAGACACGCGATTCGATTGTTGGGTCAGGAGAATCGTGGGGGAAGAGGAGGAGCGGGTGGCGAAATGACTACATTTTGGAGAGGAGGAATCCGGCTGAAGGCAACAACCGGTTACCTGAAGCTGGCCACGGCAAGTGTTCAGCCACTGGAGCCGGAGAAACAGGTGCAGAGAAAG AATTCTCCGTTAACGGATTCATTTGGCCGACACCATACCTATTTGAGAATTTCTCTTACCGAACGCTGCAACCTGCGAT GTGACTATTGCATGCCCGCTGAGGGAGTTCCTCTCCAGCCCAAAGGGAATCTCCTGACCACTGAGGAGATCCTCCGTTTGGCTCGGATTTTCGTGGAGCAGGGAGTGCGCAAGATCCGCTTGACGGGAGGAGAGCCCACTGTCCGGAGAGATATAGTGGAAATAGTGGCACAAATGAAGGCTCTACCTGAACTGGAGCAAGTTGGCATAACCACCAATGGCCTGGTGCTGACCCGCCTGCTTCTGCCGCTGCAAAGGGCAGGGTTGGATTCCCTCAACATCAGTTTGGACACGCTGAAAAGGGATCGCTTTGAGAAGATCACCCGGAGAAAGGGATGGGAGCGAGTGATAGCTGGCATCGATCTTGCCGTCCAGCTGGGCTACCGCCCCAAGGTGAACTGTGTCCTCATGCGCGATTTCAACGAGGATGAAATCTGCGATTTCGTGGAATTCACAAGGGATCGCCCTGTGGATGTGCGATTTATAGAGTACATGCCCTTTTCTGGAAACAAGTGGCACACGGAGAGACTTATTTCCTACAAAGATACCCTGCAAACCATCTGTCAAAGGTGGCCTGATTTCGAGGCTTTGCCCAATGGCCCAAATGACACATCCAAAGCCTATGCAGTTCCGGGATTCAAGGGTCAGGTGGGTTTCATCACATCCATGACGGAACACTTTTGTGGAACCTGCAACCGATTGCGACTCACTGCGGATGGCAACATCAAGGTGTGCTTGTTTGGCAACAAGGAGTTCTCGCTGAGAGACGCCATGCGAAATGAGAATATAACAGAGGAGCAGTTGGTGGATCTCATTGGGGCAGCGGTGCAGCGCAAAAAGAAGCAGCATGCAG ATACTGCGCCACGATTCCATCATCAAAGTCATCATTATTTGTATTACCAAGCACATCATCCCTCAGGCATGCAGCTCCAGGTCCGGAATTGCAGCCAACTGACCCACGTCAACGCTCAGGGCAAGGCCCAAATGGTGGATGTGGGCGCAAAGGCTTCAACCACAAGATTTGCTCGAGCAGAGGCCACTGTAGAGGTGGGTGAGAAGCTCACTGGACTTATAGCAGCCAATGAGTTGGCCAAGGGAGATGTTCTGACCGTGGCCCAATTGGCTGGCATCATGGGAGCCAAGCGCACCTCCGATCTAATACCCCTGTGTCACAATATCAGCTTGTCATCCGTGAAGGTGAAGGCCACTCTTCTCAAGAGCGAGCATTCAGTCCGACTGGAGGCATCCGTGCGATGCTCCGGCCAGACCGGCGTCGAGATGGAGGCCCTAACCGCTGTTTCCGTGGCCGCCTTAACCGTCTACGATATGTGCAAGGCCGTTTCCCACGACATCTGCATCACCAATGTCCGCCTGTTGAGCAAATCCGGCGGAAAAAGGGACTTCCAGCGAGAGGAGGCGGCAAAAGGAGCAATCCCAGAGGTCGAATAA
- the Mocs1 gene encoding molybdenum cofactor biosynthesis protein 1 isoform X2, producing MRLLARHAIRLLGQENRGGRGGAGGEMTTFWRGGIRLKATTGYLKLATASVQPLEPEKQVQRKNSPLTDSFGRHHTYLRISLTERCNLRCDYCMPAEGVPLQPKGNLLTTEEILRLARIFVEQGVRKIRLTGGEPTVRRDIVEIVAQMKALPELEQVGITTNGLVLTRLLLPLQRAGLDSLNISLDTLKRDRFEKITRRKGWERVIAGIDLAVQLGYRPKVNCVLMRDFNEDEICDFVEFTRDRPVDVRFIEYMPFSGNKWHTERLISYKDTLQTICQRWPDFEALPNGPNDTSKAYAVPGFKGQVGFITSMTEHFCGTCNRLRLTADGNIKVCLFGNKEFSLRDAMRNENITEEQLVDLIGAAVQRKKKQHAGMLNLSQMENRPMILIGG from the exons atgcgGCTACTGGCCAGACACGCGATTCGATTGTTGGGTCAGGAGAATCGTGGGGGAAGAGGAGGAGCGGGTGGCGAAATGACTACATTTTGGAGAGGAGGAATCCGGCTGAAGGCAACAACCGGTTACCTGAAGCTGGCCACGGCAAGTGTTCAGCCACTGGAGCCGGAGAAACAGGTGCAGAGAAAG AATTCTCCGTTAACGGATTCATTTGGCCGACACCATACCTATTTGAGAATTTCTCTTACCGAACGCTGCAACCTGCGAT GTGACTATTGCATGCCCGCTGAGGGAGTTCCTCTCCAGCCCAAAGGGAATCTCCTGACCACTGAGGAGATCCTCCGTTTGGCTCGGATTTTCGTGGAGCAGGGAGTGCGCAAGATCCGCTTGACGGGAGGAGAGCCCACTGTCCGGAGAGATATAGTGGAAATAGTGGCACAAATGAAGGCTCTACCTGAACTGGAGCAAGTTGGCATAACCACCAATGGCCTGGTGCTGACCCGCCTGCTTCTGCCGCTGCAAAGGGCAGGGTTGGATTCCCTCAACATCAGTTTGGACACGCTGAAAAGGGATCGCTTTGAGAAGATCACCCGGAGAAAGGGATGGGAGCGAGTGATAGCTGGCATCGATCTTGCCGTCCAGCTGGGCTACCGCCCCAAGGTGAACTGTGTCCTCATGCGCGATTTCAACGAGGATGAAATCTGCGATTTCGTGGAATTCACAAGGGATCGCCCTGTGGATGTGCGATTTATAGAGTACATGCCCTTTTCTGGAAACAAGTGGCACACGGAGAGACTTATTTCCTACAAAGATACCCTGCAAACCATCTGTCAAAGGTGGCCTGATTTCGAGGCTTTGCCCAATGGCCCAAATGACACATCCAAAGCCTATGCAGTTCCGGGATTCAAGGGTCAGGTGGGTTTCATCACATCCATGACGGAACACTTTTGTGGAACCTGCAACCGATTGCGACTCACTGCGGATGGCAACATCAAGGTGTGCTTGTTTGGCAACAAGGAGTTCTCGCTGAGAGACGCCATGCGAAATGAGAATATAACAGAGGAGCAGTTGGTGGATCTCATTGGGGCAGCGGTGCAGCGCAAAAAGAAGCAGCATGCAG GCATGCTCAACCTGTCGCAGATGGAGAACCGGCCCATGATACTGATTGGCGGCTAG
- the Pfdn2 gene encoding probable prefoldin subunit 2, which translates to MSTESAKPAPSQEAIVAQFQQLRNDQRNLANSLNTLEMDLREHKTVIETLQAADPERKCFRQIGGVLCERTVKEVLPQLVENKDFIAKTIVMVTDDLSKKGSELNKFKEEHNIKIRGEHLGADGAKGADAESKAENRNVLVSN; encoded by the exons ATGAGCACCGAATCGGCTAAGCCGGCACCCAGCCAGGAGGCCATTGTGGCCCAGTTCCAACAGCTGCGCAATGATCAGCGCAACTTGGCCAACAGTTTAAATACGCTCGAAATGGACTTGAGGGAACACAA AACTGTGATAGAAACGCTGCAGGCTGCGGACCCAGAGCGCAAGTGCTTCCGTCAGATTGGCGGCGTTCTGTGCGAGCGAACCGTGAAGGAGGTGCTGCCGCAGCTGGTGGAGAACAAGGACTTCATCGCCAAGACCATCGTCATGGTCACCGACGACCTGAGCAAAAAGGGCAGCGAGCTGAACAAGTTCAAGGAGGAGCACAACATCAAGATCCGGGGCGAGCACCTGGGCGCCGATGGGGCCAAGGGCGCGGATGCGGAGAGCAAGGCGGAGAACCGCAATGTCCTGGTGTCCAACTAG
- the Noc1 gene encoding nucleolar complex protein 1 — MPAAVATGVQFGAPSKNKKIVFDDSGEAVVKQNKKEHPQKPKFQGKEQVKRPQKISFGKEGPAHGGKAFNKNHQKHNGHKPDHGNNPHKKKFGDNGGQVAPKSFDKNHKNGPKPQKIKFGDDGEAVSQKPFNKIHQKHNGQKSDLANKPKKIKFADNGEVSENSLNKKPEAYKKPQKIKFEDDGEEVSENSLTKKQESDKKSHKIKFGDDGESTSEKSKKPQRIKFDDDGAGKTVSDSDGDSDEEEKSFSKKHNKYQSKLDEDEESQKKWYHVHPDYPSTDEVLDMKENEQLELYNLCKSSFESEKTTFNKRNPSDARWLQTALHKGTAKDRANAGALLVTSNPLGNLEALTTLIGFCKISNKASNDVIAVLTDLWQEVLLPPNRKLLAVHTRGADWKKLKKDETLRNEQKRRIYAYWHFESELKDQYHEFLKNVMQGLQTGQEHNKNSSIVTAARLLAYAPEKEQLLLTMLVNKLGDPIAKIASKALHHLSDVAQKHPNMCGVIVSEAEKLLFRNNISERAQHFALCFLSSIAPSGRPEVCTKLVNICFALFKVLVQKGAVNNRTMQAILRCLQKAIVEAQPAKDSNGELLSKEMQDTIYRLVHLADIRVAVQTLGLLLQLVTVKTEKSDRFYNALYVKLLDLNLINVGSKTAAHLLHIVHRAIHIDNHVARAQAFVKRLLQLTLYAPPHIAAGCLIVIHKLLRMRRELIGGTGASEEVEESSKVILPVDADLDKFGSDEEEVYKDVKEEAAEVKDSKPLEENAEEGAKSSASSWHHASVAATESKVRNIDSCKYDPYHRVPAFAGAGYALRHELLLLRQHYHPTVQVFAEQILHQSRIDYYGDPLRDFALPHFLERFAFKNPKKLDAPQAAESATVAHKRYTAHGARGRPVKSLTKANCTEDEMFIFNFLEHKRRQAEIVAQNKKQKEVKKEDENVGEDGEAGEEYLKEGEVDDDEFEAYLDGYFGKKFKEGVDEEQDEEELNFLQELGGEMKKDKSKDKKKKQADKAEDDMEDIDDDWGDDDLGEDEDNEMEGAGEDQSDDETGSIDLEPLDDDDDDDEGSISEGGPDDSDSSDAPESPDEDDDDDEDAPPRSKKSRKETDMVGGRSFAKTLKQSHDMSSLFAAADDFSSLLEETAKAKGQGTSNAVFNKDKSSEKQLKWEENRRSNTKTYKGKKFAGKPAAKGGKPQKAGKKRKH, encoded by the exons ATGCCGGCAGCAGTGGCCACAGGTGTGCAATTCGGGGCACCGTCAAAAAACAAGAAGATCGTCTTTGACGACTCCGGCGAGGCTGTCgttaaacaaaacaaaaaggaGCACCCACagaagccaaagtttcaagGAAAGGAACAGGTGAAAAGGCCACAGAAAATCAGTTTTGGAAAGGAAGGACCAGCTCATGGTGGTAAAGCCTTCAATAAAAACCATCAAAAACATAATGGTCATAAACCTGATCATGGAAATAATCCACACAAGAAAAAGTTCGGCGATAATGGTGGTCAAGTAGCTCCCAAATCGTTTGacaaaaatcataaaaatggTCCAAAGCCACAGAAAATAAAGTTTGGCGACGACGGAGAAGCTGTATCTCAAAAACCGTTCAACAAAATCCACCAAAAACATAATGGTCAAAAGTCGGACTTAGCcaataaaccaaaaaaaataaagttcgCTGATAATGGAGAAGTATCTGAAAATTCGTTGAACAAAAAACCCGAAGCATACAAGAAACCTCAAAAGATCAAGTTCGAGGATGATGGAGAAGAAGTATCTGAGAACTCCTTAACTAAAAAGCAAGAATCAGACAAGAAATCCCACAAAATCAAGTTTGGAGATGATGGAGAGTCCACTTCGGAAAAGTCCAAAAAACCCCAACGCATAAAGTTCGACGACGATGGAGCTGGTAAAACAGTCTCCGATAGCGATGGAGATAGTGatgaagaggaaaaatcttTTTCCAAAAAGCACAACAAATATCAGTCAAAACTGGATGAAGATGAAGAGTCGCAAAAGAAGTGGTATCATGTG CACCCCGACTATCCATCTACCGATGAGGTGTTGGACATGAAGGAGAACGAACAGCTGGAGCTTTACAATCTCTGCAAGAGTTCATTCGAGTCGGAGAAGACAACATTTAATAAGC GCAATCCTTCGGATGCCCGCTGGCTGCAAACCGCTCTGCACAAAGGTACGGCAAAGGATCGAGCCAATGCCGGCGCCCTGCTGGTTACGAGTAATCCCCTGGGCAACCTCGAGGCACTGACCACTTTGATTGGCTTTTGCAAGATTTCCAACAAGGCCAGCAACGATGTGATTGCAGTCCTCACGGATCTGTGGCAGGAGGTACTTCTGCCGCCCAACAGAAAACTCCTGGCGGTGCACACCCGTGGAGCCGATTGGAAGAAGCTGAAGAAGGATGAGACGCTGCGTAACGAGCAGAAGCGACGCATCTACGCTTACTGGCACTTTGAGAGCGAACTGAAGGACCAGTATCATGAGTTCCTCAAGAATGTGATGCAGGGCTTGCAGACTGGACAGGAACACAACAAGAACTCGTCTATTGTGACCGCCGCTAGGCTGCTGGCCTATGCTCCCGAAAAGGAGCAGCTGCTGCTGACCATGTTGGTGAACAAACTGGGCGATCCCATCGCCAAGATTGCCTCCAAGGCGTTGCACCATCTCAGCGATGTGGCCCAAAAACATCCCAACATGTGCGGCGTCATCGTTTCCGAGGCGGAGAAACTGCTCTTCCGTAACAACATTTCCGAGCGGGCCCAGCACTTCGCACTGTGCTTCCTCTCCAGCATCGCACCCTCCGGCCGGCCCGAAGTCTGCACCAAGTTGGTCAACATATGCTTCGCCCTTTTCAAGGTTCTCGTCCAAAAGGGAGCTGTGAATAATAGGACCATGCAAGCAATCCTGCGGTGTCTGCAAAAGGCCATTGTGGAGGCTCAGCCTGCCAAGGACAGCAACGGGGAGCTACTCTCCAAGGAAATGCAGGACACCATCTACCGGTTAGTTCACTTGGCCGACATTAGGGTCGCTGTACAGACTCTGGGATTGTTGCTGCAACTGGTTACGGTTAAAACCGAGAAATCCGATCGGTTCTATAATGCTCTGTATGTGAAGCTGCTGGATTTGAACCTCATTAACGTGGGCAGTAAAACGGCGGCTCATCTACTGCATATAGTCCATCGCGCCATCCACATCGATAACCATGTCGCCCGGGCACAGGCATTTGTCAAGCGGCTGCTGCAGCTTACCCTCTATGCCCCACCCCACATTGCAGCTGGTTGCTTGATCGTCATCCACAAGTTGCTGCGCATGCGCCGTGAGCTCATCGGCGGCACTGGGGCTTCAGAGGAAGTTGAAGAAAGTTCCAAAGTAATCCTACCGGTCGATGCGGATCTGGACAAGTTCGGCAGCGATGAGGAGGAGGTCTACAAAGATGTCAAAGAGGAGGCTGCGGAGGTTAAAGACTCAAAGCCATTGGAGGAGAATGCAGAAGAAGGTGCCAAGTCAAGTGCCTCCTCTTGGCACCATGCCAGTGTGGCTGCCACGGAATCCAAGGTGCGAAACATTGATTCCTGCAAGTACGATCCTTACCACCGGGTGCCCGCTTTTGCTGGAGCTGGCTATGCGCTTCGTCACGAACTATTGCTGCTGCGCCAGCACTACCATCCCACTGTCCAGGTCTTCGCCGAGCAGATCCTACATC AATCACGAATTGATTATTATGGCGATCCGCTGAGGGATTTCGCACTGCCTCACTTTTTGGAACGTTTCGCTTTTAAGAATCCGAAAAAACTGGATGCTCCACAGGCGGCGGAAAGCGCCACCGTGGCCCACAAACGCTATACGGCTCACGGTGCACGTGGAAGGCCAGTAAAATCGCTGACGAAGGCCAACTGCACCGAGGACGAGATGTTCATCTTCAACTTCTTGGAGCACAAGCGTCGACAGGCGGAAATTGTGGctcaaaacaaaaagcaaaaggaaGTCAAGAAGGAGGACGAAAACGTTGGAGAGGACGGTGAGGCTGGAGAGGAATATCTGAAGGAAGGCGAAGTAGACGACGATGAGTTCGAGGCCTATTTGGATGGGTACTTCGGCAAAAAGTTCAAGGAAGGCGTCGACGAAGAGCAGGATGAAGAGGAGCTTAACTTCTTGCAGGAGCTAGGAGGCGAGATGAAGAAGGACAAGTCCAAGGACAAGAAAAAGAAGCAGGCTGACAAGGCGGAAGACGATATGGAAGATATAGATGACGACTGGGGTGACGATGACCTGGGAGAAGATGAAGACAACGAAATGGAGGGCGCTGGTGAAGATCAGTCTGATGATGAGACTGGCTCGATTGATTTGGAACCACtggatgacgatgatgatgatgatgagggATCAATTTCCGAGGGCGGTCCAGACGACAGTGATTCAAGCGATGCTCCTGAAAGCCCAGACGAGGACGATGATGACGACGAAGATGCACCGCCCAGGTCTAAGAAATCCAGGAAGGAAACCGACATGGTGGGAGGACGCAGCTTTGCCAAAACCCTCAAACAAAGTCATG ATATGTCCTCTCTGTTTGCTGCCGCCGATGACTTCTCTTCGTTGCTGGAGGAAACGGCCAAGGCTAAGGGTCAGGGAACCAGCAATGCCGTCTTCAACAAGGACAAATCCTCCGAAAAGCAATTGAAGTGGGAAGAGAACCGGAGATCGAACACGAAAACCTATAAGGGCAAGAAGTTTGCCGGTAAGCCAGCGGCCAAAGGTGGCAAACCACAGAAAGCGGGCAAGAAACGGAAACACTAA